The genomic region GTACAAGAATTAATTCAAGATATAAACGAAGAAgataaaagtaaaatagAAGAAGATATTATCgataaaattttaaatgaagaaaaggaaaatataaataaaaagcATGTAACAAatgatacatataatataaataataaaaataattcaattgaaggatatatatataatttgcACAATCAAAAATGttatcaaaataatgaagaatatGTAAATTCTATTCAAATGGAAACGGGGAGAATAAATCAGGAAGACAAAAGTGACATATCGTTATCTACGTGTTGTATGCAAagtgaaaaaaataaagaaaatgaaacaTATGATAAATTGGTACAAAATGGAAGATATGATAAATTGGTACAAAATGGAAGATATGATAAATTGGTACAAAATGGAAGATATGATAAATTGGTACAAAATGGAACATATGATAAACTGGTACAAAATGGAACATATGAGGAACACATTtttgatgataataaagaaaaggaTTTGATATATTCTTCAATGAAATCAGATTATAGTAATACAAATGTAAAAGAAAACGATATGAAAGTTATATGGCcaaataaattatcatGGAAAGAGATATcaaatgaaataaaaagaaaattatgtgttgttataaaaaataagcCAGCTGAATGGAATCATTATGatttacaaaattttttaGTATCCCAATTTCATaataagaattatattCCAACATTCCaagatatttttataacaaaaaGTTGTCCGACCATAGCTACAGTAgcatttaaaaatgaagaagaacGAAATTATTTCTTAGATCATCAAAAATTTAAGTTACCCAACTTCAAACATCATCATAATGATttcaataaaaataatatgtattataataaatattcaaatTTCTTAGTTCTACAAGAATATGTAATCTCATATAATACTCAAAGTAATATTAACcagaaaaaatattatcaagataaatatgaacaaaacatatataaagatTATGAATCAAGgcaaaaaagaaaatataataatttttatgatcattataatcataattttcattcaaaaaaatattcagATGTAGctattaataaatataaaaaaaaaaagtaattttaataataactataatataaatagcaatgtcaaaagaaaaaaggtTTCTACGTCATATGAAAGAAATGTTGATTCTTAGGCAACTCGGAATGATcataatgaatataataaaggaGTTTTCTTCTATctaataattataattacatCAGTATATGATacatacaaatatataaatataaatataaatataaatatatatatatatatatatatatatatatatatatatatatatgtatatgattttttttttttttttttttttttttttttttttttttttttttttttttttttttttNNNNNNNNNNNNNNNNNNNNNNNNNNNNNNNNNNNNNNNNNNNNNNNNNNNNNNNNNNNNNNNNNNNNNNNNNNNNNNNNNNNNNNNNNNNNNNNNNNNNNNNNNNNNNNNNNNNNNNNNNNNNNNNNNNNNNNNNNNNNNNNNNNNNNNNNNNNNNNNNNNNNNNNNNNNNNNNNNNNNNNNNNNNNNNNNNNNNNNNNNNNNNNNNNNNNNNNNNNNNNNNNNNNNNNNNNNNNNNNNNNNNNNNNNNNNNNNNNNNNNNNNNNNNNNNNNNNNNNNNNNNNNNNNNNNNNNNNNNNNNNNNNNNNNNNNNNNNNNNNNNNNNNNNNNNNNNNNNNNNNNNNNNNNNNNNNNNNNaacaaaaagaaaatcaCTGTCTACGTCATATGAAAGAAATGATGattgttaaaaaaaatacgaattatcataataaatataataaaatataataaatcaagtttatgttattatctataagttataactttttttatgtaataattataataacaccaatatatatgatagataaaatatatatatatatatatatatatatatatgattttttttttttttttttttttgtccTTATACAGCATAATTTATGCagtttatattttgtatacACAATCATTCTTATTcaacaatatatatacatatatataaatatatatatatatatatttatatatttatgtattatcCTTTTAAAACTCTATCATTtgaacatatatttattaaattgaTTTTTTCAAAGGTATAAGTAAAATTTACTTTGTACAGCTTTgatatgtatttttataaaaaagaaataaaagaCAAAAGTCAACCttgtaataatttttttttttttttttatatgatttgCATAAATTGtaaagaataatatgattattttattgaaaggatatatatatatatatatatatatatataattataaataacataggtatgtatatatgtgttgtttaaaatatatacataaatatattatttatatataaccaTTTGTGTAATTACATTAgatatttaaaaaagtaagagttatgaatatttaattctGTGTAAAAAGGCAATGTAATTAGTGTAAGACATCCAAAATATGAAAATCGattttgtttgtttttccagtatatataaatataaatatatatatatatatatatatatatatatatttatttatttattcatttatttgttGGTTTACTTACAATGAGAAAAGAAtcgtttttattttttatttacacATTAAACTTGTTGATGAATGGCTTTTTTTGTTATGGCGGAAAagtaaaaaagaataagCACTTGAGGAATTTACTAAAAACATTGACGGATAGGGTTGAGACAAACGACGGAGAAAACGAATATGCACGTTTAACACAAACACctgttataaatatgaatttagaaaaaacaatttttaAGACATCCTTGCAAGACATTCTTGTTGAGCCTTATGCAGAAAAGATTAAAGAAAGTATATCGAAAAATGCTTATGAAATAAGTAAGGAGAAAGAAAACTTGGATGAAATaagatattataatgataatttaattaaattaaacaatatattaatagaacgagaaaatgaagaaaaaaagaaaaaaagaaaaaatattcaactagaaaataaattacGAAATAgatattttcattatttacaAGATCAGGATTATGGATTTAGTATTTTCCCTGTGTATAAAACTTTTGAATCCAATCCATTAcattttgataataatataatgagCTCATTATTACCACATGAGTTATTAGATAAGGGTATTTTGTTAAATAAACAAACTGTAGAAAATTCTGAAAAAATTCTTCATTATCCTGAGAGGGGCGATACAATATAcgaaatataaaataataataaaataacttatttatttaaaacaaagaaaaaaaaattttttcttttaaccattatttatttgtttatatatttatatattcatatattcatatatttatatatttatatatttatattatgtaattaatttacatatctattgaattttttttttttgttttatcttttaattaaaattattatgtaagctttctttatatatattacacctaatgaatatataaattgttTAACTATTttgtgaaaaaaaaaaaatatatatatatatgtatatatatatatatatatatataatataatatgtatatatttgtaaagACATAAAATCTGTTTAAGAGTACACCTTTATATAAGAATTACTCTTATAATCATATTCACAAAGAAAAAAGTTATTAGTAcacattataataaaaagaataataaatttatatattattacttatatttataatatatatataatatatatgatgatatatatatatatatatatatatttttaactGTTCAGGTATTCtatcataaaatatttatttaattttttgaaaaatattttactaACTCGTAAGAgggaaaaataaaaaataagtgTATCTTTATCATAATGATAGAATTAATCacattattaaaatatttgtaatatatatatatattatattatattatatatgatattttttttttttttttttttttttttttttataagaatGGCCAAAGCAGTgttcttttaaatatttaaaatgaGCGATTTAAAAAGTATACAAATGAATCTGCGgaaatatgttttttttttcgagtaaaaataaatcatttttGCTATGGGCAAGTTTTAtccttatatattttactaACATATCAATATATGTAAGCAAAAGAAGTCATCATGGTTtgaataagaaaatatataatttaaattttgtGAGTAATGTATTTAAGTGTAACAAAAGAAGGAGAGGCAATTCATTAAATGTTTTAATCAATTCTCCTGCACAAGTAAAATTATCCGAAATTGAAGATGATAAAGATAGAAGTGGGAAATATTGTATTATAGAAATATGTGGGAAAATTAGATGGGTAGAAGAAGGTCGGTTTTATGATGTTTTTAGAATAAAacaagaagaaaataaaaatatatatttgaatagaattttattttatagtAATGAAGAGGggaatatattttttggGAGACCATTTTTAGATAATGTTAGAATTCATGCAACCGTATTAAATCATTTTAGAGgacataaaatata from Plasmodium reichenowi strain SY57 chromosome 8, whole genome shotgun sequence harbors:
- a CDS encoding hypothetical protein (conserved Plasmodium protein, unknown function); its protein translation is MRKESFLFFIYTLNLLMNGFFCYGGKVKKNKHLRNLLKTLTDRVETNDGENEYARLTQTPVINMNLEKTIFKTSLQDILVEPYAEKIKESISKNAYEISKEKENLDEIRYYNDNLIKLNNILIERENEEKKKKRKNIQLENKLRNRYFHYLQDQDYGFSIFPVYKTFESNPLHFDNNIMSSLLPHELLDKGILLNKQTVENSEKILHYPERGDTIYEI
- a CDS encoding apicoplast ribosomal protein L21 precursor, putative → MFFFSSKNKSFLLWASFILIYFTNISIYVSKRSHHGLNKKIYNLNFVSNVFKCNKRRRGNSLNVLINSPAQVKLSEIEDDKDRSGKYCIIEICGKIRWVEEGRFYDVFRIKQEENKNIYLNRILFYSNEEGNIFFGRPFLDNVRIHATVLNHFRGHKIYRLKYKPKKNYKRFYGHRQEMTRIKINKIEYNNELLGQEKRIYNFFKDDSLYYILNRIHNIVRPSLELKHLKKNFIEYINSFCSLKFETFYKHKGNYKKEKMLRNILKTKKLSKRPEVIEEVKKIEEEKQKQRLTKCDPLDDFDPVVNEFMIKEHFYS